A region of the Borrelia hispanica CRI genome:
AAGGCGCCATCATTAACTTACATATTTGCTCAATATTCAGATAGAATATGTCATAATTTCCAACACTTCCCTCCCCAGACGGAGATGTGGGATATAGTACTTCTTTAGGAATTCCAGAATAGAGCGTCACATCAGACACAATAATCTCAAATGCATCTCTTATAGGACTTACAGAACGTGTAATATTTGCAATATCATCTTCTTTACCAAGTATCATCATTTTATGATTACTATCCAAAACCCCTTCTACATTTTTCTTAAGTTCAGAAAGATCATGTGCCGTCATATCTTTGATTGATGGCAAAGTTGCGGATTTTAGAAAAGTAAAATTGTTAACCTTCAAAAAACCAACCGTCTCATCAAGCAAAGAATTCATCATGCGACTACTCTTCTCTAAAGCCGAAAAATTCAAAAATGACGACTTCATTTTGATAACACGAGTCGGATGTATATGATCAACAGAAAAATCATCTGCATCACAAACCTCACCAAAATTGAAACAACGAGATTCAAAACCATCCTTCAATGGTGTGCGGGGATCTTCAGAATCAGGAACTACTATGTAAAAAGCACTTTCCCCCGAAATAATTGAGGTGTAGACCATCTTTTTGATCACGCTTCTAAAATTGTTATCAAAAAGCACATCAAGCCCATCTCCTTTTTTGTGCTCAATGTCTCTAGATGCTGCAAATCCTGCATATATTTCTGCTACTTGATGAGAAAGTCTTGACGAATCTCTATTCAAACAACTGCTGCTTGTCGGATAAAATATTGAATTTGAAGCAGCACTCTTATCAAAATTCCTTTTAAAAAAATTAAACTTAAACAATCAAACCTCCGTAGCCCAATTACGTAAAAATGGACACAGCATTCAAAAATGCTGGTATATACTGTAAATCTCTTTGCATAACAATATTTGTAGCTAT
Encoded here:
- a CDS encoding anti-CBASS protein Acb1 family protein, whose product is MFKFNFFKRNFDKSAASNSIFYPTSSSCLNRDSSRLSHQVAEIYAGFAASRDIEHKKGDGLDVLFDNNFRSVIKKMVYTSIISGESAFYIVVPDSEDPRTPLKDGFESRCFNFGEVCDADDFSVDHIHPTRVIKMKSSFLNFSALEKSSRMMNSLLDETVGFLKVNNFTFLKSATLPSIKDMTAHDLSELKKNVEGVLDSNHKMMILGKEDDIANITRSVSPIRDAFEIIVSDVTLYSGIPKEVLYPTSPSGEGSVGNYDIFYLNIEQICKLMMAPFINAVLKKFRLESNWQFKAVKPISQKEQADIEEKHARTLSLYADILEKANEMGNLDLVNKIQFELNEFLQV